From a single Lolium rigidum isolate FL_2022 chromosome 7, APGP_CSIRO_Lrig_0.1, whole genome shotgun sequence genomic region:
- the LOC124678640 gene encoding coniferyl alcohol acyltransferase-like — translation MLNETTQVHGGHELVLNSSTTTVKPAVPIQEHRMPLSNLDLLLPPLDVSVFFCYLHPAPMAAALKEALAKVLVKYYPLAGEVVANTAGEPELLCHSRGVDFTEASADNAMLRELRLGMVDEGVQMLVPAKKAGVISVQVTRFKCGGAVVGCTFDHRVCDAYSFNMFLVAWATVSRGGSTPPDPSFCRSLVSPRDPSPRTPSTNALIDRLFSPLSSTPLPPASTSVNRIYHIYADDVVALQASAGPGCTKLEAFTAHLWQLCSRAASECQRTCCMGMVMDGRARISPSPDNTMKAYFGNVLTIPYGVISMDDLRRRMSLADVASDVHRWVREAATYEHFRGLVDWVEALRPEPAVARAYFGGTGGVEAMTCIMSSGMGFPIGEADFGWGTPAFASYHFPWPGGAAYVMPMPSAHGDGDWIVYVHAAPELMKVMEEKPTVFKTLKNSYVFG, via the exons ATGTTAAACGAAACCACCCAAGTGCACGGTGGGCATGAGCTAGTGCTGAATTCATCCACGACGACGGTGAAGCCAGCAGTACCGATACAGGAGCACCGCATGCCGCTGTCTAACCTCGACCTCCTCCTACCGCCGCTCGACGTAAGCGTCTTCTTCTGCTACCTCCACCCTGCGCCCATGGCGGCCGCTCTCAAGGAAGCGCTGGCCAAGGTGCTCGTCAAATACTACCCGCTTGCCGGGGAGGTTGTGGCCAACACCGCCGGGGAGCCGGAACTGCTGTGCCACAGCCGTGGTGTGGATTTTACGGAGGCGAGCGCCGACAACGCCATGCTGCGGGAGCTCCGGCTTGGCATGGTGGACGAGGGTGTCCAGATGCTGGTTCCCGCCAAAAAGGCCGGTGTGATATCTGTTCAG GTCACGAGGTTTAAGTGCGGTGGTGCCGTCGTTGGCTGCACCTTCGACCACAGAGTGTGTGACGCCTACTCCTTCAACATGTTCCTAGTCGCATGGGCCACCGTATCACGCGGTGGCTCCACACCTCCGGACCCGTCCTTTTGCCGCTCCCTAGTCTCCCCGCGCGATCCATCACCGCGCACGCCTTCCACCAATGCCCTGATCGATCGTCTATTCTCCCCTCTCAGCTCAACGCCTCTCCCTCCAGCCTCGACCTCGGTCAACCGCATCTACCACATATACGCCGATGATGTCGTGGCGCTACAGGCATCGGCCGGGCCTGGGTGCACAAAGCTCGAGGCCTTCACGGCCCACCTATGGCAGCTCTGCTCCAGAGCGGCCTCTGAATGTCAGCGTACGTGCTGCATGGGAATGGTGATGGACGGGCGTGCTCGCATTTCCCCGTCCCCAGACAACACCATGAAGGCCTACTTTGGCAATGTGTTGACCATACCGTACGGTGTCATCAGCATGGACGATCTTCGCCGACGCATGTCTCTTGCCGACGTGGCCAGCGACGTGCACCGGTGGGTGCGCGAGGCCGCGACATACGAGCACTTTCGGGGTTTGGTCGACTGGGTAGAGGCACTACGCCCTGAGCCTGCCGTGGCTAGAGCCTACTTCGGTGGCACTGGTGGCGTGGAGGCGATGACGTGCATCATGTCATCGGGGATGGGTTTTCCAATCGGTGAGGCCGACTTCGGGTGGGGCACGCCAGCGTTTGCATCGTATCACTTCCCGTGGCCCGGTGGCGCGGCCTACGTGATGCCGATGCCAAGCGCACATGGTGATGGAGATTGGATTGTGTACGTGCATGCGGCACCCGAGTTGATGAAGGTGATGGAGGAGAAGCCGACTGTTTTCAAGACCCTCAAGAACAGCTATGTGTTCGGATGA